TGGCGGATTGTGCCATCATTAGCTATCCAAACCGTTTTTACCATCCGATAAAAGCTAAATTCTTTTGCTGTCAACTCTTTGTACAACTCGTTATCTATAACTCGAACTACATGAGTGACCCTGGCGTGCTGTCTTAAAATGATAAAATTGTCTTTTTGAGGCTTGCCAGCGTTTTCATATTGGTTGAATTTTCAATGTAAACCAAAAATATTTTCTGCTGGTTCAATATATTCAGTTTTATCCTTATAAGCCCAATATCTACCATCTTGATTTTTTACATTTTTAGTCCATTTTAGTCCAGTCAGATTCATGTTGAATCCCTCCGAGTAATTTTGCTTATATCGATCGATTTTCAGGAGTATGAGAAAGCGCAAAGAAAGCTATAGCAGTTCTAAATGATTTGTAAAGTAGGCTTCTAGCCTGCTCCACGTTCATGAATCAAATAGAATTGCTATATGAAAAAGTGAAAATAAAGCTAGTACGAGCGATTGGTATAGCTTCTATAGTTAAGATGCCCGCCAGCATGGAGAAATTCACAATAAATATCGAATTTCCAATTGTATGTAATTGCTTCTAAAGGTAAGTTCGGGCGATCGCAAATACAATTAACATCATCAGAAAGTTAAGTCAAGGTTAATTTTTGCTGCTTGACTGCGGAGCGAGATTTGTTTAAATTACTGCCGTAAACTCTTTTTTTTCTCAAGATTACTTTCACGTCATTAACTACTAACAGGATAGCGATCGCGCTAAATCGAAGCGCATGAATTGAGCTTTTTGGTGGTCTATTTTGACTTGTCAAAAATTAATATTTTCGAGATTTTTTCAATTTTTCCCTTGTCAAACTAAAGGAAATACTTATGAATTCCAACTTGCGACAAATTAACCGTCGCTCATTTCTGCTCGGTTCGGCTTTCACCAGCGGGGCTGTAGCTGCCAGTTTGTTGTCGCCATCCCGACAAGTTAAGGCACAAGCCCCAGGAATTGTGACCTCAGACAAAATGCGCCCGACAATCCCTTATGGAGTTGCCAGTGGTGATATCACGGGGAATCGTGCCGTAGTTTGGAGCCGCTGCGATCGCCCCGCACGAGCGATCGTAGAATACAGTACGAGTGAAAATTTTCGCCATGTCCGACGAATTATTGGAGCGCCAGCCTTAGAAGCAACTGACTTTACAGTCCGCGTTGACCTATCAGGACTACCAACCGACGAGCAAATCTTCTACCGATTTACTTTTCAGGATTTGGACAACTCCAGTATTTCGAGCGTTCCTGTCACGGGAACTTTTCGCACTCCTTCAACTAAAAAACGCGACATTAAATTTGTCTGGGGAGGAGACACAGCCGGACAAGGCTGGGGAATTAATCCAGAATTTGGTGGCATGAAGATCTATGAAACCATGCGACAACTCAATCCAGACTTCTTCATCCACTCTGGCGATACGATTTACGCTGATAATCCAATCTTGGCTGAAGTCAAACTTGATGATGGTAGCATTTGGAAAAACATCACCACACCAGAAAAAGCAAAGGTAGCAGAAACACTAACTGAGTTTCGCGGCAACTATATTTATAACCTACTCGATGAAAACGTCCGCCGTTTCAATGCCGAAGTCCCTCAACTCGTTCAGTGGGACGACCACGAAACCACAAACAACTGGTATCCAGGCGAGATTCTTACAGATGTCGGTACAGATGCCCGTTATCAGGTTAAAGATGTGAATCTTCTGGCAGAACGGGCAAGACAAGCATTTCTAGAATACCAGCCAATTCGCTTCGATCCTAACGACCCAGAGCGGATTTATCGTTCGTTTCAGTACGGAGCGATGCTAGACATTTTCATGCTCGACAAGCGCAGCTATCGAGGCGCAAACTCGGCAAATCGCCAAACTGAGGCAAGCGACGAGACAGCATTTTTAGGTAAAGCTCAGGTCAACTGGTTGAAGCAACAATTACTCACCTCAACTGCCACCTGGAAAGTCATTGCTAGCGATATGCCAATTGGACTAGTAATTCCAGATGGGACAACAGCCTATGAAGCGCTATCAAATGGGGATAACGGCGTTCCTCTAGGGCGAGAACTAGAGTTTGCAGATTTGTTTCAGTTCATCCAACGGCAAAATATCCGCAATGTGGTTTGGTTGACAGCAGACGTACATTATGCCGCCGCTCACTACTACGACCCCAGCAAAGCTCAATTTACTGATTTCAAGCCTTTTTGGGAGTTTGTCGCGGGTCCTTTAAACTCAGGCACATTTGGACCTAACGAGCTAGATAGTACTTTCGGTCCGCAGGTGAAATTTAACAGTTTGCCAAAGGGAACTAAGCCAAATCGTCCCCCTTCGGAAGGGTTACAGTTTTTTGGTATGGTCAAAATCGATCGCGACAGTGAAGTGATGACCGTCACCCTACACAATTTAGCCGGGGACACCCTCTACAGCGTGGATTTGCCTCCTGAAGAGAGCTGAGGGAGCTGAGGGAGCTGAGGGAGCTGAGGGGACAAGAGGGACAAGGGAGAAATTAGTCACACCACACCCCACACTCCATACCCTATCAACACGCACCACGCACCACCCAATTACCAATTACCAATTACCAACCACTCAACAATTCCAGTTACGATCGAAGAGTTTATGCATTCCGAATGAATTGCCATGACGATCGAACTCTACTATTGGACAACTCCAAACGGACATAAAATTACCATTTTTCTTGAGGAAGCAGAGCTACCTTACGAAATCAAACCTGTCAATATTGCTAAGGGCGAACAGTTCGACCCAGAATTTCTCAAGATCTCACCTAACAATAAAATTCCGGCGATTATCGATCGCGACCCCCCTGATGGTGGCGAACCGATAAGCGTATTTGAATCGGGGGCAATTCTGCAATATTTGGCAGAAAAAACGGGAAAATTTTTACCAGATAACCTACGCGATCGCGTCGAGACAATGCAATGGCTGTTCTGGCAAATGGGTGGATTGGGTCCCATGCTGGGACAAAATCACCACTTTGTCACTTACGCACCGGAGAAAATTCCTTATGCGATCGATCGCTACGTAAAGGAAACCGAACGATTATATGGCGTACTCGACGAACGGCTGACAAATCTACCTTTTATCACAGGTAGTTACTCGATCGCGGATATGGCAGCTTATCCCTGGATCGTACCCTACGAGACGCAACAGCAAAATTTAGATGACTTTCCCAATCTTAAACGCTGGTTTGAGAGCATAAAAGCACGTCCTGCCGTGCAACGTGCCTATGCTAAGGCTGACGAAATTAGTACTGCGCCATCTGTCACCGAAGAATCTAAAGCGATTTTATTCGGTCAAGGGCGGCGGCGATCGTCTTAAGTGTTTTTGGTCAACTTTTGGCGTTGGCGATGTAGCAGTAAGCCAGCGCCAATAACACCGACACCAGCCAGCGTTCCTACTCCTCCTGGTTCTGGGACTGTTTCGATTGAGCCAGTAATGACAGCATCACCCTCAAGCGAAAGAACGTTTGGATCTGGGTTGAGTCGATCGACTTGAGTAAAATCTAGCGTTCCAGTCGCGCCTGTGAATATGCCTTCGCCACCTGTAATTGTCAGCGTACCGGAACCAGATCCCGTCAGATTTTCCCGGTCAAGTGTAGCCGTAGCCGTGGCAGTTCCTCGCAATTTGTTATCCGTGCCTTCTCCCTCAAATACGATGTAACCTGGTGGCAGATCTGGTAAGCCAAACGTAGCGGGATTGGTATCAAAGTTAAGCGCACCAGTTGCAGGATCGGTTCGCGCGTAGATTAATCCTTCATACTGAGTTAGACCATAAGGGGCTTCAGGGTCGGAACTCGTAGCTAACTCGATCGATTGAGATAGCTCCTCGTCAATCGGTACGATCTCGATTCTTGTGTCATAGTTACCATTAAATGGATATATCGTCTGCGCGATCGCTTTTGTCGTATCCAGTCCTACGCTAGCCAATGCGAAAGCGACTGAAATCAGCTTTACCGTATATGAAAGAGTCATTTGCATCCTGGCTTACAGCTATGCAAACGATCCTACAGCGCCAAATTTACAGTTTCTTGTGCTAATTTTTGGGAATATTTGCCGAATGTTTAGCAAATGGATGTTGACTCTAAGTTGCTTTTCTTCGCCTTGCAGCTGTCCGAGGCGGAGTGCGCCGTGCTTTGTGTCTGGTAGGTGGTTTCGCTGGTTTAGCTGGGGGTTTGGCGGTTTCTGGTTCCGGTGCGGGTTCTGGCGCGGGTTCTGGCGCGGGAGATTTAGCAGTTGTCCGAGTTGAGGTTTTCCCCTTGGCTTTAGGCTTGGTAGTAGTTGATTTAGCCGGGGATGTAGCTATTTCTAGTTCCGGTGCGGGTTCTGGTGCGGGTTCTGGTGCGGGAGATTTAGCAGTTGTCCGAGTTGAGGTTTTCCCCTTGGCTTTAGGCTTGGTAGTAGTTGATTTAGCTGTTTCGGGTTTGGCGGTTTCTGGTTGCGGTGCGGGTTCTGGTGCGGGAGATTTAGCAGTTGTCCGAGTAGAAGTTTTCCCCTTGGCTTTAGGCTTGGTAGTCGATTTAGCTGTTTCGGGTTTGGCGGTTTCTGGTTTGGCTGTCTCTGGTTCTGGTGCTGGTGGGGGTGTAGACGATACCTCTACAGTTAGAGTCCCCTTCGTCTCTGGTGTAACGACAGCCACCACCATTTGAGTTTGGCGATCGTGTGCTTCAAATTGTGTGACTAGATCGGCTAATCCCATTTGTCTTGAATATTTGGGAATCACACTTGCTTTGAGAAATTTTGCCTCCATTTGAGCGATCGCATCATTAGGGTAGTAATTGACAAGTAAAACCCCATCTCCCTGTACCGCTGTCATATCTAAAAAGTATGTACCTAAGCGAGGAAGGTCATCTTGCAGTAATTTTTGTAGTTTGTCCATGTGAATTGGAAATTGGTAATGGGTAGTTGGTAATGGGTAGTTGGTAGTTGGTAGTTGTTGATGGGTGAGAGATAATTCAAGAAATTAAAAGTATTTTCATGCACGACTTCCGACCCCTGTACGGGCGGGTTTGGAAACCAGCCCCTACCGACTCCCTCAAGAAGATAATAACCGCCCGACTGTACGATTTTTGGGGATGAAAGTTTGTCGTGCAACTCGTTGAATATCGGCTGACGATACCTGAGAAATCGCTTCTAGTTCTTTAAATAAATTTTGCCAGGAACCTGTTTTGACTTCGTACTCTAACAATAACTGTGCCATCCCCATATTTGAGTCGAGCGATCGCAATAAATCTGCTTTAGCTTGTGTTTTGACTCGCTCCAATTCCATCGCTGAAACTGGTTCGGTTTTGAGGCGATCGATTTCTTTTCTCATCGCTGTCCCCACTTCATCAACTGTATGCCCTGGAGCTGTCAAAGCATAAAATAGCATTAAATTTTCATATTTATTCCCCGGAAATCCACTACTACCTTGAGCTGATAAAGCTAGGCGTTGCTTTTCTACTAAAGATTGATAGAGTCGTGATGTACGTCCGTTACTCAACAATCTGCCAATCGTTTCATAAACCACATAGTCTGGATCGTTAATCCCCGGACAGTGGTAGCCTTCTAAATACCAAGGTTGAGTCGGTAATTTGAGCGTCACTTCCCTCGTTTTTTGCTGCTTTGGTTCTACTGTTGTCAACTTAGGAGGAGCGACTTTAGCGCGATAGCGTCCAAAATAAACTTGAGCCAACTGTTTTACTTGTTGGGGATTAACATCACCGACAATTGCGATCGTTAATTGACTCGGTATGTAATAAGTATCGAAAAACTGCTGCACGTCAGCCCGCGTTAAGTTGCGAATATCTTGTTCGTAACCGATAACGGGACGCTTGTAAGGATGGACTTGATAAGCAGTATCGAGGAACTTTTCCACCATTTGTCCGATAGGCGAATTTTCTACCCGCAGCCGTCGTTCTTCTAAAATTACATCTTTTTCTTTGTAAAATTCTCGAAACACGGGTTCGAGAAAACGTTCTGACTCCAACGACATCCACATTTCTAGTTTGTTGGCGGGAAAGCTGTAAAAATACCGCGTTGCTTCTGTCGAAGTATTGGCATTTAAACCTACACCTCCAGCTTGTTCGACGATTTGCCCTAACTCATTTTGTTTGACTAACTGAGCTGCTTCAGCTTCTACTCGCTCAAATTGCGCTTGCAATTTGGTAACTTCTGCCTCATTTTTCGCTGTCTTGGCTGCGGTAATTTCTGCTGCTAATTTGTCTAATTTTTCTAACAGCGGTTTTTCTGCGGTGTAGTCTCGCGTACCGATTCGCGTCGTACCTTTAAATGCTAAATGCTCCAAAAAGTGAGCCACACCTGTCTTACCTACTGGTTCGTTAACTCCACCCACATCAGCATAGGTCAGAAAAGATACAACTGGTGCTTGATGGCGTTCCAAGACAATAAACTTCATCCCATTACTGAGACGAAATTCGGTTAAATCCTGGCTCACACGCTTGTAATAAGGTTGGATTGACTGAGAAGAATTCGGAATTCGGAATTCGGAATTCGGAATTAATGTGGAAGCTTCCGACTCCCGACTCCTGATAACTGAATCAGCTAACGCCGTTTCCGAACAGACAACCCAAAACAAGATAGTTACAATTGTTAATACGGCAAGCAAGCGTTGCCAGATCTTAAATGCGGATAAAATTGAGCGGATAAAACGTACGATCTGATGCATCATAGATTGGAATCAATTGTGCGTTCGAGATAGATCTATTAACGATCTATTAAAGTTTGCCAGTTATGCAGCTGGATGTAAGAGAATGTCCCTACAAGTTGTATTAACATCGATACAACCATAAATACCTTCTATGCAAGTTTTTAACCGTGCTTCACAGCCAGCAGATTCTTCTCGCGATCGCATTTTACAAGCGGCGCAGCGATTGTTCGCGCGTCAAGGGTTTGACGGTACGACAACCCGCGACTTAGCACAAGCTGCTGGTGTGGCGGAAGGTACGCTGTTTCGTCACTTTTCTAATAAAAAAGCAATTTTGGTCGAGGTAGCAACCCAAGGTTGGGTAGAAATTCTCACCGATCTGCTGACGGAATTGAGCGAAATGGGCAGCTATAAAGCTGTAGCACAAGTCATGCAGCGGCGAATGTGGAACTTTCAGAAAAACGCCGATTTAATGCGGGTTTGCTTCATGGAAGCCCAATTTCACCCAGATTTGCGCGATCGCGTCCAATCTGAGGTGATCGGCAAAATGACAGATGTTGCTGAGGCTTTCTTTCAAACAGCAATGGAACGGGGCATTTACCGTCCGATGAATCCGCGCATTGTTGCCCAAGTATTCTTAGGCATGTTTGCCATCTCTGGTTTCAGCCACAACACGTTAATGGAACCCAACGCCTCTCCTCAACAAATGAAAGAGATGGCGGAAGGATTAGCTGATATTTTTCTCAATGGTGTTTTAGTGAAGAGTCATTAGTCAATGGTCATTCGTCATTTGTTGTTGCCAATGACAGATGACGAATAACTATTCATAGATGAACGCAAGATATTAAAATCTTGTTAATAATTAAATATTGATGTGTTCTGCGCCTCGGAGGTTGCGAATGAAAGACCTAAGTAAATGGTTGAACCCTAGAGCGGCGATCGGAAGTTTACTAAGTGTTATTGTTTTGCTGAGCGTAGCAGGCGGACTTGTTAGCTGTACTCCTAGTGGAGATGAAAGAGTCAGAGACACGAACGAGAATGTAGAAGAAGACAACGAGAACGAAGCAGACGACGAGGATGATGGCAACGAAGCACCTAACCAAAATAATCAAGATGACGACGATTAAATTGGTCATTTGTCAGTAGCTAGTCACCAGCCACTAGTCACCAGTCACTCTTCACTACTCACTTTTAATGACTCATGACACTGATGTGGAAGCTCTGCGGCAGCGGCGAGAGAATCTAGCCGATCGCCTTGATGTACCAGTTATATTATGGTCGGGACGCAGTAGCGCGCGTAATTTTCCTGCTAATTGCTTTCCCTTTCGAGCCAGCAGTCACTTTCTCTATTTTGCTGGTATTCCCCTGGAAACAGCGGCTATTCGCTTAGAAGGGGGGAAAATGACGTTGTTTGTAGACGATCCGAAACCAGAAAGCGCCCTCTGGCACGGAGAAATGCCCAGCAGAACAGACATTGCAACTCAGATTGGCGCAGATGCAGCTTTACCCATGAGCGAGTTGGAATCTCATGCTGTGGGGGCAGCTACTATTGCCGCACAGGATACTATGACCGCTCTCCAACAGTCTCGCATCCTTAACCGTCCAATTTCACCAGCTAAGGTATTGCAAGGCATTGATTTGGAGTTAGCTCAAGCAATTGTAGCGCTGCGGCTCAGTCACGATCGCGCTGCTTTAATTCAATTACGCCAAGCTGCTGACGTAACGGTACAAGCTCATATTGCTGGTATGGCAGTGTCAACTAACGCCTCATGGGAGGCAGATGTGCGCGCCACGATGGAACACGTTATTCTCGCTAATAACATGAGCTGTGCTTATAGCAGTATCGTGACGGTGCATGGAGAGGTGTTGCATAACGATCGCTATCATCACCCGATGCAGTTGGGAGACTTATTACTAGTGGATGTAGGGGCAGAAACATCAACAGGTTGGGCGGCGGATGTCACCCGCACTTGGGCTATATCTGGGCAATTCTCAGCCACTCAGCGAGCGATTTACGATGTGGTACTGGCGGCGCATGATGCTTGTATTGGGAAAATTCGTCCCGGCGTAGAGTATCAGGATATACATTTATTAGCGGCGACAGTTATTGCTCAAGGTTTGGTCGATTTAGGCATTTTGCGCGGTCAACCGGAAGATTTAGTCGAAATGGATGCTCACGCCCTATTTTTTCCCCACGGGATCGGGCATTTATTGGGTTTAGACGTTCACGATATGGAAGATTTAGGGGATATTGCTGGATATGAGGAAGGGCGCAAACGCAGCGATCGCTTTGGGTTAAATTATTTACGGTTGAATCGTCCCCTCCGTCCTGGGATGTTGGTGACGATCGAACCAGGATTTTATCAAGTTCCGGCAATTTTAACCGATCGCGATCGGCGGGAGAAATATCGCGATGTCGTCAACTGGGAACGCTTAACTCAATTTGCTGACGTGCGCGGCATTCGGATCGAAGATGACGTGTTAGTAACGGAGACTGGCAGAGAAGTCTTGACAGCGGCATTACCAACTAAAGCGGAAGCGGTTGAGGCTTTGGTGCAGGGCGACTTATCCTCTTTAGAAGCGGCTTATAGTTAAAAATAATTCGCTTCGGTACAACTTTCTCTTGTCCCCCCCTTTCATAAGGGGGGTTAGGGGGGATCTTTGAGTCATTGGCGTAGTTTTTCGATTTTCTCTTGTCTCCCCCTTTCATAAAGGGGGTTAGGGGGGATCTTTGAGTCATTGGCGTAGTTTTTCGATCCCCCAACCCCCTTATTAAGGGGGCTAAGAAAAAAGTTCGCATAGAAATTAATTTAACTGAGCAAACAGCGCTTCCCAATCAGTGATTTCCGGTCTTGCACCAGAATTAACAATTTCAAAAGTCTTGTTGACTGTTACGGGGTCAGATATACACTCTACGCAAGCGGTAGCTACATCTATTCTGCTAGTATCCCCTACCAAGGTATCGCCCGTACCTACAACAACAGCTAATTTGCCGTCAGTTGTCGCCTTTAATAATGTATTCAGGTCATAAGAAGTGTAAGGACTATCAATTAAACGCCCTGGGCGGATAATCGTGTAAGGCAAACCCGAAGTCGCGATCGCCTCTTCTCCTTCCTGCTTGGCATCAAGTACGCCAAAGGCATTGAGAATACTAAAAGGAAATTGCTTTTTGCGTAAGACACCACAAGAAGAAACAAAAACAAACCTTTGCAAATCTTGCGGTGCAGCTGCAACCAAATTTTTCACACCCACAGCATCAACCTGCTGCGGACTATTTTGGGCTGAGAAGAAGTTTTGAAAATCCCACTTGGCAGAAGGAAAGGCAGTCGTACCAGTACAACAAATAATATGGGTAACGTTCTGTACTGCTGCTGGTAGGGTGTTGGGTTGACGAATATCGCCTACGGCAATTTCTACGCGATCGCCAAACATCTGCTTGGCTTTGTCAGCTTGACGGGTGAGGACGCGCACGGTAAAACCTTTTTCCAGTGCTTTAGCAACTGCTAACTGTCCGACTCCACCTGTTGCACCAGCGACTAGAATTAATGCTGCTGTCATTTTGCCACCATCCGTAAAGCTAAAGAAATTAATGAGAGGAAAGTTAAAAACCCGACGGCATCCAGAATAGTTGTGAGTAGGGGACCGCTGATCAATGCCGGATCGAGTTTCAATCGCTTTAATCCCATCGGTAGCATTGTCCCTAAACTTGCCGCTACAAATACGTTAATTGCCATCACCGAGGCAGCAACAATAGCAACCCAGCGTTCTTGAGGCGGCGACCAAATTAAGGACAGAATCCCCAAAGCGATCGCCAAAGCTAAGGCTGTTCCTAGCCCAGCCAAGATCTCTTTACGGAGAATTTTTAACGTATCTAGAGGTGTCACTTCGCCTACACCAAGTCCGCGTACCGTCACCGACAAAGCTTGTATGGCAACATTGCCACTCGTGTTAGATAAAATCGGCATAATTACGGCTAACACTGGCACTACAGAAATCACCTGTTGAAAAGGTGCGATCGCGCTGGCTGCCCCAACATATAACCCAATATTTGCTAACAGCCAAGGCAATCGCTTGCGGATCGTTACCTGAGGCGGAGATAAAGCCGCTTCGTCACCACCACTGACCCCTGCTAATTTTTGAATATCTGCCGTGGCTTCCTCTTCTAAAATATCTACCACGTCGTCAACGGTGATAATTCCTACCAAGCGATCCTCCCGATCTACGACTGGGATGGCGATCAAGTCGTAGCGTTTCATCAACTGGGCGGCTTCTGCTTGCGGTGTGTCGGTTCTGACTCGCACGACACGCTGACTGGCAATTTCGCGAATGAGAACATCGGGGATAGTAAATAATAATTGTCGCAAGGAAACTACGCTCACCAGTTTGCGATTATCGTCGGTGACGTAGGCATAGTAAATCGTCTCTTTATCTTCGTCATTGCGTCGAATTTTATTGAGGGCTTCTCCTACAGTTAAACCTTGGCGCAGGCGGACGTATTCCGTCGTCATCACCCGTCCTGCCGTGCCTTCGGGATAGCCTAAAATCGTTGCTGTGGCTTGCCGTTCTTCCGCACTAAGTTGTTGTAGCAGCCGCTTGACAACACCAGCAGGTAACTCGTCAAACAACTCTGCCCTGTCGTCAGGACTCATGGACTCTACCAGGTGAAATACCTGGGCATCATGCAGAGAACCGATTAATTCTTCCTGCACTTCTTGAGGTAAGTATTCAAATACCGCGATCGCCTGATTTTTATTCAGCA
This window of the Chroococcidiopsis thermalis PCC 7203 genome carries:
- a CDS encoding TetR/AcrR family transcriptional regulator, which translates into the protein MQVFNRASQPADSSRDRILQAAQRLFARQGFDGTTTRDLAQAAGVAEGTLFRHFSNKKAILVEVATQGWVEILTDLLTELSEMGSYKAVAQVMQRRMWNFQKNADLMRVCFMEAQFHPDLRDRVQSEVIGKMTDVAEAFFQTAMERGIYRPMNPRIVAQVFLGMFAISGFSHNTLMEPNASPQQMKEMAEGLADIFLNGVLVKSH
- a CDS encoding SDR family oxidoreductase; the encoded protein is MTAALILVAGATGGVGQLAVAKALEKGFTVRVLTRQADKAKQMFGDRVEIAVGDIRQPNTLPAAVQNVTHIICCTGTTAFPSAKWDFQNFFSAQNSPQQVDAVGVKNLVAAAPQDLQRFVFVSSCGVLRKKQFPFSILNAFGVLDAKQEGEEAIATSGLPYTIIRPGRLIDSPYTSYDLNTLLKATTDGKLAVVVGTGDTLVGDTSRIDVATACVECISDPVTVNKTFEIVNSGARPEITDWEALFAQLN
- a CDS encoding alkaline phosphatase D family protein, coding for MNSNLRQINRRSFLLGSAFTSGAVAASLLSPSRQVKAQAPGIVTSDKMRPTIPYGVASGDITGNRAVVWSRCDRPARAIVEYSTSENFRHVRRIIGAPALEATDFTVRVDLSGLPTDEQIFYRFTFQDLDNSSISSVPVTGTFRTPSTKKRDIKFVWGGDTAGQGWGINPEFGGMKIYETMRQLNPDFFIHSGDTIYADNPILAEVKLDDGSIWKNITTPEKAKVAETLTEFRGNYIYNLLDENVRRFNAEVPQLVQWDDHETTNNWYPGEILTDVGTDARYQVKDVNLLAERARQAFLEYQPIRFDPNDPERIYRSFQYGAMLDIFMLDKRSYRGANSANRQTEASDETAFLGKAQVNWLKQQLLTSTATWKVIASDMPIGLVIPDGTTAYEALSNGDNGVPLGRELEFADLFQFIQRQNIRNVVWLTADVHYAAAHYYDPSKAQFTDFKPFWEFVAGPLNSGTFGPNELDSTFGPQVKFNSLPKGTKPNRPPSEGLQFFGMVKIDRDSEVMTVTLHNLAGDTLYSVDLPPEES
- a CDS encoding aminopeptidase P family protein; the protein is MTHDTDVEALRQRRENLADRLDVPVILWSGRSSARNFPANCFPFRASSHFLYFAGIPLETAAIRLEGGKMTLFVDDPKPESALWHGEMPSRTDIATQIGADAALPMSELESHAVGAATIAAQDTMTALQQSRILNRPISPAKVLQGIDLELAQAIVALRLSHDRAALIQLRQAADVTVQAHIAGMAVSTNASWEADVRATMEHVILANNMSCAYSSIVTVHGEVLHNDRYHHPMQLGDLLLVDVGAETSTGWAADVTRTWAISGQFSATQRAIYDVVLAAHDACIGKIRPGVEYQDIHLLAATVIAQGLVDLGILRGQPEDLVEMDAHALFFPHGIGHLLGLDVHDMEDLGDIAGYEEGRKRSDRFGLNYLRLNRPLRPGMLVTIEPGFYQVPAILTDRDRREKYRDVVNWERLTQFADVRGIRIEDDVLVTETGREVLTAALPTKAEAVEALVQGDLSSLEAAYS
- a CDS encoding glutathione S-transferase N-terminal domain-containing protein, translated to MTIELYYWTTPNGHKITIFLEEAELPYEIKPVNIAKGEQFDPEFLKISPNNKIPAIIDRDPPDGGEPISVFESGAILQYLAEKTGKFLPDNLRDRVETMQWLFWQMGGLGPMLGQNHHFVTYAPEKIPYAIDRYVKETERLYGVLDERLTNLPFITGSYSIADMAAYPWIVPYETQQQNLDDFPNLKRWFESIKARPAVQRAYAKADEISTAPSVTEESKAILFGQGRRRSS
- the mgtE gene encoding magnesium transporter — protein: MLTQEGRIALTDITDLNLLKAELNRLPPVDAGDYIAELSPQQQAIAFRLLNKNQAIAVFEYLPQEVQEELIGSLHDAQVFHLVESMSPDDRAELFDELPAGVVKRLLQQLSAEERQATATILGYPEGTAGRVMTTEYVRLRQGLTVGEALNKIRRNDEDKETIYYAYVTDDNRKLVSVVSLRQLLFTIPDVLIREIASQRVVRVRTDTPQAEAAQLMKRYDLIAIPVVDREDRLVGIITVDDVVDILEEEATADIQKLAGVSGGDEAALSPPQVTIRKRLPWLLANIGLYVGAASAIAPFQQVISVVPVLAVIMPILSNTSGNVAIQALSVTVRGLGVGEVTPLDTLKILRKEILAGLGTALALAIALGILSLIWSPPQERWVAIVAASVMAINVFVAASLGTMLPMGLKRLKLDPALISGPLLTTILDAVGFLTFLSLISLALRMVAK
- a CDS encoding M16 family metallopeptidase; the protein is MMHQIVRFIRSILSAFKIWQRLLAVLTIVTILFWVVCSETALADSVIRSRESEASTLIPNSEFRIPNSSQSIQPYYKRVSQDLTEFRLSNGMKFIVLERHQAPVVSFLTYADVGGVNEPVGKTGVAHFLEHLAFKGTTRIGTRDYTAEKPLLEKLDKLAAEITAAKTAKNEAEVTKLQAQFERVEAEAAQLVKQNELGQIVEQAGGVGLNANTSTEATRYFYSFPANKLEMWMSLESERFLEPVFREFYKEKDVILEERRLRVENSPIGQMVEKFLDTAYQVHPYKRPVIGYEQDIRNLTRADVQQFFDTYYIPSQLTIAIVGDVNPQQVKQLAQVYFGRYRAKVAPPKLTTVEPKQQKTREVTLKLPTQPWYLEGYHCPGINDPDYVVYETIGRLLSNGRTSRLYQSLVEKQRLALSAQGSSGFPGNKYENLMLFYALTAPGHTVDEVGTAMRKEIDRLKTEPVSAMELERVKTQAKADLLRSLDSNMGMAQLLLEYEVKTGSWQNLFKELEAISQVSSADIQRVARQTFIPKNRTVGRLLSS